A segment of the Anopheles cruzii chromosome 2, idAnoCruzAS_RS32_06, whole genome shotgun sequence genome:
ACCATCGGCACGCGCTGGAGCAACATCTCAGGCAAATTGCCATGAAACTGACTCTGTCCGACGAAGTAAGTGGCAATCCTAACGTAAAGGGGCCAACGAACGTCCATGTTCTGATGaagaccaccgccgccgccgccatgccATTGAATGGCGGTCTCTGCTCTCCACTGGATGACTACAAGCTGCCCGTAAAATGCCCACAGTATCGCATAACACTGACCACGGCAGTAAATGGGACAAGTTCACCGTTTAGTTGTTGCAAACATTTGAAGGTGTTTCAGGATGCTACCACTCCAACCGCCAGCGACCATCccgatgctgttgctgctcaagaaacggaaaatttaAGCTGTTGGCTGCAGCTGAACGAGGTGGTGCGGGGCTTCAAACCGACGCCGGTGAAGGGATGCTTTCTTTGGACGCCGGCGTAGAATGGGTTCACTGACAATACAGCGCTTTATTTAATcagatttcaaatgtttttttcgatgGGCTTCAGCGGCACCTTTCGTTACAAATGTTTTGCTACAGTTTTCATTCGGACAGATGAAATTTGGCTCATAAGCAATTTGGTTGCCATGGACGTGACGCATGTGTGAGGTACGCTCGCTGGATGTAAGAAAGCGCTTGCTGCAATACGGACACGAGTGCCGCTTTTCACCACGGTGAGCCTGCATGTGCACATACAGTCCATTGCGGGAGGTCAGTTCCTTGTTGCATACAGAGCACTGGAAGTGCGGTATCGCTCCGTGCGTTCGAATGTGTTCATTTAGCCCCGATAGTTGTTTGTAGGCCTTTGGACACAGCTTACAGGAATACGGACGCTCGCCGGTGTGAATGCGCAAGTGGCGGGCCAAGTCATCTGCCCGGGCAAACACTTTCACGCAGAACGGgcaatgtttcgttttcgcctTTTGATCGTGCGTCTTGTAATGCCGACGCAAAGTCTGCGGCAGGCTGTAGGTTTTCTCGCACTTATCACACTGTAAGCGCTTCCGTTGTTCAGTTTCGCTCCGCACGATGATTTCTATTTGCGGCCCGTCCTCCACTTCGGCCGTGTCCAACAATTCCAAGGTATCAGATTTCGACAACAGCAGATCAAACTCTAACTTCTCTTCGCACGATCCCGTGTCTTTCTCAATCgtgccgtcgtcatcggggTCACTGTTTTTCGAACCATTGAAATGCTCGCCCAGCAGCTTATCCGCTCGTCGGCAGTGCAGGACAAACTGAAACGCTGTCTGTGCCATATCCGCACACTTAAGGCACACACTCCTCGGCACCAGGTCTCCGTGGGCGTCCTCGAGCTGCAGGGAAGAAGCCACTGGTTAGGACTTGGCCGTGGAGTGGAAAAAAGTATGAGTCTTACCTCGTCGTTGACGAACACGGAAAGAATGTCGCAGAACGAGTGCATATTGTTGTCGGTACGATCGGTTTGCTGCACCAGAATGTCTTTGATCGGATACAGTTCCTGAGATCCTTCGTCGCTTTTTAAAGAGTCCTCGGACAGACACACGCGACACACATTCGGCAGTTTGCTGTGCAACTTCCCTAGTAGTGTCTTTTCCGGATCATTAGCAGTATCGGTATCCATCGTAAGGCTTCCCTTTTTGTGGTTCGTTGGCCACTTCAACAAGTCGCAAAGAACTCCAAACAAtcggaagcataaaaacgtaaacaa
Coding sequences within it:
- the LOC128269335 gene encoding uncharacterized protein LOC128269335, which encodes MDPIIVEINGPMVTQQCAAQIVRTIVELLLYHREQIPFTYGAFRKMVKNFRTNDSDEATAHGMQKIHLRKQQNQAEQTVQSVDNLFEIIDKCFEENPTVQEAMIIFGTTIYTAKESFVVRLPPIDRNHHGHNHRHALEQHLRQIAMKLTLSDEVSGNPNVKGPTNVHVLMKTTAAAAMPLNGGLCSPLDDYKLPVKCPQYRITLTTAVNGTSSPFSCCKHLKVFQDATTPTASDHPDAVAAQETENLSCWLQLNEVVRGFKPTPVKGCFLWTPA
- the LOC128269334 gene encoding zinc finger protein 878-like — protein: MDTDTANDPEKTLLGKLHSKLPNVCRVCLSEDSLKSDEGSQELYPIKDILVQQTDRTDNNMHSFCDILSVFVNDELEDAHGDLVPRSVCLKCADMAQTAFQFVLHCRRADKLLGEHFNGSKNSDPDDDGTIEKDTGSCEEKLEFDLLLSKSDTLELLDTAEVEDGPQIEIIVRSETEQRKRLQCDKCEKTYSLPQTLRRHYKTHDQKAKTKHCPFCVKVFARADDLARHLRIHTGERPYSCKLCPKAYKQLSGLNEHIRTHGAIPHFQCSVCNKELTSRNGLYVHMQAHRGEKRHSCPYCSKRFLTSSERTSHMRHVHGNQIAYEPNFICPNENCSKTFVTKGAAEAHRKKHLKSD